The following coding sequences are from one Terriglobales bacterium window:
- the raiA gene encoding ribosome-associated translation inhibitor RaiA produces the protein MNVEYTGRQYEVTPDIRKQIEHGLKKLVRILGDNFESKVILAMEKRRCKAEIAVITRIPNPVVGLAEANDMSLAVGEALEHIERQVVKNRARWRNLKRQPRKHWHTESRKEDVDVRVRVGPNAAAAVPVVVHSFPTVARITETHVVRSDESVAMKPMTLEEAVKEAEFRDRDVFVFRDEKGKIKVLHRKKDGKMELIEAP, from the coding sequence ATGAACGTGGAATACACCGGCAGGCAATACGAAGTCACACCTGATATCCGCAAACAAATCGAACACGGGCTGAAGAAACTCGTCCGCATCCTGGGCGACAATTTCGAAAGCAAAGTCATCCTGGCGATGGAAAAGCGCCGTTGTAAAGCAGAAATCGCGGTCATCACACGAATCCCCAATCCTGTAGTTGGCCTGGCCGAGGCCAATGACATGTCCCTGGCCGTTGGCGAGGCCCTGGAACACATTGAGCGCCAGGTGGTGAAAAACCGGGCGCGCTGGAGAAATCTCAAACGCCAGCCTCGTAAGCATTGGCATACCGAGTCCCGTAAAGAGGACGTGGACGTCCGCGTTCGAGTGGGCCCCAATGCAGCGGCGGCGGTTCCGGTTGTGGTGCACAGTTTCCCCACAGTAGCCCGGATCACCGAAACGCATGTGGTTCGGTCTGACGAATCAGTGGCCATGAAACCGATGACGCTGGAAGAAGCCGTCAAGGAAGCGGAATTCCGCGATCGGGATGTGTTCGTCTTTCGTGACGAAAAAGGAAAAATCAAAGTCCTTCATCGCAAAAAAGACGGCAAGATGGAGCTGATCGAAGCACCGTAG
- the rpoN gene encoding RNA polymerase factor sigma-54 encodes MVLLQHKLSLRVSQKQILTPGLVQMVSVLALNKIELKDMINAEMVENPVLEELDGTVPLLDDVAGRAEDRERSQRTAEEADPVVAVTPKDPFEEIDFGSFFQDYLDPGYRTSSDVESVEKPSFENFLSKPSTLTDHLMWQLGASHVNDKIRAAAELVIGNLNEDGYLIATEDELMAQAYPSELLAVSDSEASAKKEASSPLDEDAPPVPSPALFADDEISADRSETYSSAAALSAEKPLFEPQPHAAAVGLAEETLPEESPSYAADSVADMIAAVAVAPEPEVQSKQEFVPPAGIEPVFTLEDLRAATDLIRQMDPVGVASRDLRECLLAQLHYHQRVKVEHDLNGGNGTSQVLKDAVEIVSNHLRLVQNKQLKEIAKAIGGTPESVQAALDYIRTLDPKPGLRYNIVEPRLIEPDVAFIKQGDEYQVVLNDDDVPQLRLNTSYKRLLNRDAAEKDVRSYVKERYKSAIQLIKNIEQRKQTILKVCHAVVGRQREFLDQGIDYLKPMMIKEVAEEIGVHPSTVSRAVANKYAHTAQGVFELRYFFSESVQGPEGGNTSLLILKRRVKKLIEEEDPARPLTDEQITRILQSQGIQVTRRTVAKYREDMKIPSTHQRRVKN; translated from the coding sequence ATGGTACTTCTTCAGCACAAACTCAGCCTGCGGGTCAGCCAGAAGCAGATCCTCACACCCGGCCTGGTGCAGATGGTCAGCGTGCTGGCGCTGAATAAGATTGAGCTGAAGGACATGATCAACGCCGAGATGGTGGAAAACCCCGTCCTGGAAGAACTTGATGGCACAGTTCCACTGCTGGACGATGTCGCTGGCCGGGCTGAAGACCGCGAACGCAGTCAGCGGACTGCGGAGGAAGCCGATCCGGTAGTAGCCGTCACTCCAAAAGATCCCTTCGAAGAAATCGACTTCGGCTCCTTCTTTCAGGACTATCTTGATCCCGGATATCGCACCAGTTCCGATGTAGAGTCGGTCGAAAAGCCTTCCTTCGAGAATTTTCTATCAAAGCCCAGCACTCTGACCGACCACCTCATGTGGCAGTTGGGAGCCAGTCACGTCAACGACAAGATTCGGGCAGCCGCTGAGCTGGTAATCGGAAATCTCAATGAGGACGGTTATCTGATCGCGACCGAAGACGAGCTGATGGCGCAGGCCTATCCGAGTGAATTGCTGGCAGTCTCGGATTCAGAAGCCTCGGCGAAAAAAGAAGCTTCTTCGCCACTAGACGAGGATGCTCCACCAGTTCCATCGCCGGCTCTTTTCGCTGACGACGAAATCAGCGCCGACCGGTCGGAAACATACTCATCCGCGGCTGCGCTCTCGGCCGAGAAGCCGCTGTTTGAGCCCCAGCCGCATGCCGCGGCAGTAGGATTGGCTGAGGAGACTCTGCCTGAAGAATCTCCCAGCTATGCCGCCGATTCCGTCGCTGACATGATTGCAGCAGTGGCGGTTGCACCCGAACCGGAGGTGCAGTCTAAACAGGAGTTTGTGCCCCCGGCTGGGATCGAGCCAGTGTTCACGCTCGAGGATCTTCGTGCTGCTACAGATTTGATTCGGCAGATGGATCCTGTGGGGGTTGCCAGCCGAGACCTGCGTGAATGTCTGCTGGCACAGCTGCACTACCACCAGCGAGTCAAGGTAGAACACGATCTGAATGGCGGCAATGGCACGAGTCAGGTGTTGAAAGATGCCGTAGAGATTGTCAGTAATCATCTGCGGCTAGTGCAGAATAAGCAGCTCAAGGAAATTGCCAAAGCCATCGGCGGCACTCCGGAAAGCGTACAAGCGGCGCTGGACTACATTCGTACTCTCGATCCCAAGCCCGGACTTCGCTACAACATCGTGGAGCCGCGTCTGATCGAGCCCGATGTTGCCTTCATCAAGCAAGGCGACGAATACCAGGTGGTACTGAACGACGACGACGTGCCCCAACTTCGGCTCAACACCAGCTATAAGCGGCTTCTCAACCGTGATGCGGCGGAAAAAGATGTGCGCTCCTATGTCAAGGAGCGCTACAAATCCGCCATTCAGTTGATCAAGAATATCGAGCAGCGCAAGCAGACGATCCTAAAAGTGTGCCACGCCGTTGTGGGAAGGCAGAGGGAATTTCTCGATCAGGGCATCGATTACCTGAAGCCGATGATGATTAAAGAGGTGGCGGAGGAGATCGGAGTGCATCCCTCCACCGTCAGCCGGGCCGTAGCCAACAAGTATGCCCACACCGCGCAGGGCGTCTTTGAATTGCGCTACTTCTTCAGTGAAAGCGTGCAAGGACCGGAAGGCGGCAATACCTCCCTGCTGATTCTGAAACGCCGTGTAAAAAAGCTGATTGAGGAAGAAGACCCCGCCAGGCCGTTAACCGACGAGCAGATCACCCGCATCCTCCAGTCGCAGGGTATCCAGGTCACTCGTCGCACGGTCGCGAAGTACCGGGAGGATATGAAGATCCCCTCGACCCACCAGCGCCGAGTGAAAAATTAA
- the lptB gene encoding LPS export ABC transporter ATP-binding protein encodes MQTLATDEVGKSYRSRRVVNGVSLHVNQGEVVGLLGPNGAGKTTTFYMIVGLTPPDLGRILIDGKDITDVPMYLRARNFGISYLPQEPSVFRKLTVEENILAVLEAQPLSWHERREKMEKLIDELGLSHIRKNRGYALSGGERRRVEIGRALCISPSFILLDEPFSGIDPIAVLDLQKIIFDLKNSGIGVLITDHNVRETLSVTDRAYIINDGKIFRAGTPEQLGGDPEVKRVYLGESFSLV; translated from the coding sequence ATGCAGACCCTGGCGACCGACGAAGTTGGCAAGTCTTACCGCAGTCGGCGGGTAGTAAACGGGGTCAGTCTCCATGTAAATCAGGGTGAGGTGGTCGGCCTGTTAGGACCCAATGGAGCCGGCAAGACCACAACCTTCTACATGATCGTCGGCCTGACTCCTCCCGATCTGGGAAGAATTCTCATCGACGGCAAGGACATCACCGACGTGCCCATGTACCTGCGGGCGCGAAATTTTGGTATCAGTTATCTTCCGCAGGAGCCCTCGGTTTTCCGCAAGCTCACCGTGGAAGAGAACATCCTGGCGGTGCTGGAAGCACAACCCCTCTCCTGGCATGAACGGCGGGAGAAAATGGAAAAGCTGATCGACGAGCTAGGCCTCAGCCATATCCGCAAGAATCGTGGCTATGCGCTCTCCGGAGGAGAGCGGCGCCGGGTCGAGATCGGCAGAGCGTTGTGCATTTCCCCATCCTTTATCTTGTTGGACGAGCCTTTCTCTGGCATCGACCCCATCGCCGTGCTGGACCTTCAAAAAATCATCTTCGACCTGAAAAACAGCGGCATTGGGGTCCTCATTACCGACCACAATGTGCGCGAAACACTTTCCGTTACCGATCGGGCGTATATCATTAATGATGGCAAAATCTTCCGCGCAGGGACACCGGAGCAGCTAGGCGGCGATCCAGAGGTCAAGCGCGTGTACCTGGGGGAGAGTTTCTCCCTCGTCTAA
- a CDS encoding LptA/OstA family protein, with product MPFSVSRLRIWFASAAIFLLILVAGFYTYGRHRLRLLMHSAPQKLGIEIQQSTQGFTLSKSQAGHTLFTLHASNAVQYKQGGKAELKDVSIVVYGREANRYDQIYGSDFAYDPQSGNVTAQGEVHIDLEGNASGEVRSDQVPPRELKNPIHLKTSGLVFNKDTGIAQTKEQIEFRIPQVSGSAKGARYDPKANTLLLDSNIQLETSERNARLVARRGEISKNPPRVILDDAKLTRRGSTVNAGKLVVYLRPDNTIDHVLASDQVTAQVTGKSNIQAQAPQAEIQVDTNNDLRSALLTGGVAVNVEGERPMQGNAGSVLVDFGSNARTETIHASQNVHLVQPPQTKDGQAIELTSDVLDFHAANRSNPERAETGGAAAIKITPPTGATGSTQSSTPPGPTVITATRFFFRFDEQNRLKTVVGSPNAKLVSTASGQPDRTSTSTVLTATMNPSGGIGSLVQEGDFHYREPAAPGSSTPTGREAWAAKATYNPNDGILVLTGNPRFTDQGVTTTADRLRINRRSGDALAEGNVKTTYSELKQQPNGALLATADPIHVTSAAMIARRASGTAHYTGNARLWQTSNAVEAPIIDFDRDQRSVVASASGGQVVSTVFVQQGNNGKQTPVKVTATRLSYIDADRKAHFEGRVLLRSTDGTVAADTLDAFLQPHTSSQVEQKGGGGAASGNQLDRVVAVGHVVIQQANRRAIGQKLEYLPSESKFRLTGGPPSIFDAEHGNVTGDSLTFYSHDDKVQVEGGQNGPSVTKARVSK from the coding sequence ATGCCCTTTAGCGTTTCGCGGCTCAGGATTTGGTTTGCCTCTGCAGCCATCTTCCTGCTGATCCTGGTGGCCGGCTTCTATACCTACGGCCGACACCGGCTGCGCCTCCTGATGCACAGCGCCCCGCAGAAGCTGGGCATTGAAATTCAGCAAAGTACTCAGGGATTCACTCTTTCGAAGTCGCAAGCCGGACACACTCTGTTCACTCTTCACGCCTCGAACGCAGTTCAGTACAAGCAGGGAGGCAAGGCGGAGCTGAAGGACGTCAGCATCGTTGTCTACGGCCGCGAGGCCAACCGCTACGACCAGATCTACGGCTCCGACTTCGCCTACGACCCGCAGTCGGGCAATGTCACCGCGCAGGGCGAAGTGCATATCGATCTCGAGGGTAACGCCTCCGGCGAGGTCCGCTCTGACCAGGTTCCCCCGCGCGAGCTGAAGAATCCCATCCACCTGAAGACCAGCGGCCTGGTCTTTAATAAAGATACCGGCATCGCCCAGACGAAAGAGCAGATCGAGTTTCGCATCCCGCAGGTCAGCGGCTCCGCCAAGGGCGCCAGGTACGATCCCAAGGCAAACACGCTGCTTCTTGATTCCAACATCCAGCTTGAAACCAGCGAGCGCAATGCCAGGCTGGTGGCCAGAAGAGGCGAGATCAGCAAGAATCCGCCGCGTGTGATCCTCGACGACGCAAAGCTCACCCGCAGAGGCAGCACGGTGAACGCCGGCAAACTCGTTGTTTATCTGCGTCCCGATAACACCATCGATCACGTGCTGGCGTCCGATCAGGTCACCGCGCAAGTCACCGGCAAGAGCAATATCCAGGCGCAGGCGCCGCAAGCCGAGATTCAGGTTGACACCAACAACGATCTGCGGTCGGCGCTGCTGACCGGTGGCGTTGCCGTGAACGTAGAAGGTGAGCGCCCCATGCAGGGCAACGCGGGCAGCGTCCTGGTGGACTTCGGATCCAATGCTCGCACTGAAACAATTCACGCCAGTCAGAATGTCCACCTGGTCCAGCCACCACAGACCAAGGATGGACAGGCAATCGAGTTGACCTCCGACGTCCTCGATTTCCACGCGGCAAATCGCAGCAATCCGGAGCGTGCCGAGACGGGCGGCGCTGCCGCAATCAAAATCACCCCGCCGACTGGCGCCACCGGCTCAACTCAATCCAGTACCCCTCCCGGTCCCACTGTGATCACTGCCACCCGGTTTTTCTTCCGCTTCGACGAACAGAATCGGCTCAAGACGGTGGTCGGCTCACCCAATGCCAAGCTGGTTTCTACAGCTTCCGGCCAACCCGACCGCACCAGCACCAGCACAGTTCTGACTGCAACCATGAATCCCTCAGGTGGAATCGGCTCGCTTGTGCAGGAAGGCGATTTTCATTATCGCGAGCCCGCTGCTCCCGGCAGCAGCACTCCAACCGGCCGCGAGGCTTGGGCGGCGAAAGCAACTTACAACCCCAACGACGGAATACTCGTGCTTACTGGCAATCCGCGCTTCACCGATCAAGGTGTGACCACGACGGCCGACCGCTTGCGCATCAACCGCCGGTCAGGTGACGCATTGGCCGAAGGCAATGTCAAAACCACGTACTCCGAGCTGAAGCAGCAGCCGAACGGGGCCCTGCTGGCGACCGCCGACCCGATCCACGTAACCTCGGCCGCCATGATCGCCCGCCGCGCTTCCGGAACCGCCCACTACACCGGTAATGCCCGACTGTGGCAGACCTCCAACGCCGTCGAGGCTCCCATCATCGATTTCGATCGCGATCAACGATCGGTGGTCGCCTCAGCCTCAGGCGGACAGGTTGTCTCCACCGTTTTTGTCCAGCAAGGCAACAATGGCAAGCAGACCCCGGTCAAGGTTACGGCCACGCGGCTGAGTTACATCGATGCCGACCGCAAGGCACACTTCGAAGGCCGGGTTTTACTGCGAAGCACTGATGGCACGGTTGCCGCCGACACCCTGGACGCCTTCCTCCAGCCCCATACTTCTTCCCAAGTGGAGCAGAAGGGTGGAGGTGGAGCTGCCTCCGGCAACCAACTGGACCGCGTGGTCGCTGTGGGTCATGTAGTCATTCAACAGGCGAATCGAAGAGCCATAGGTCAGAAGCTGGAATACCTGCCCTCGGAGAGCAAGTTCCGGCTGACCGGCGGACCGCCTAGCATTTTTGATGCCGAACACGGCAATGTTACCGGCGATTCGTTGACTTTCTACAGTCACGATGATAAGGTCCAAGTTGAAGGCGGCCAGAACGGCCCAAGTGTTACCAAAGCGAGAGTTTCCAAGTAG
- a CDS encoding Kdo hydroxylase family protein — protein MSVLTVSDYSFPGGWTSTTEISGRSGWYCEQLERGEILYFAQPPFPLPAEDREFLLGLRSKLSSVHKNVSYRPVSGVLGGFPSSDPQFPRLVSILRTYSAQVVNFLGDFLRPYANHWALDYASFRPVEEEGRDLPLHKRNDLLHVDAFPSRPTRGGRILRVFTNIHGSKTRVWNTGDRFPDLAKKLADGAGLKRFASGGDTLGARVRKVLHRAGLPIPDRSAYDSFMLHFHDYLKENSTFQSECEKIRTEFPPMSTWLVFTDGVPHAVLAGQHALEQTFIIPVDALVCAEQAPIRVLESLCGRALA, from the coding sequence GTGTCCGTTCTTACGGTTTCCGATTACAGCTTTCCGGGTGGCTGGACCAGCACGACCGAGATCAGCGGGCGCTCCGGCTGGTACTGCGAACAACTGGAAAGAGGCGAGATCCTTTATTTCGCGCAGCCGCCCTTTCCTCTTCCCGCCGAGGATCGTGAGTTCCTGCTCGGACTGCGCTCGAAGCTGTCGAGTGTTCACAAGAATGTTTCCTATCGCCCGGTCTCGGGAGTGCTGGGCGGATTTCCTTCGAGCGACCCGCAATTTCCCCGTTTAGTGAGTATTCTGCGAACCTATTCGGCGCAGGTGGTGAATTTTCTCGGCGATTTCCTGCGGCCCTATGCCAATCACTGGGCGCTGGATTACGCCAGCTTCCGTCCGGTGGAGGAAGAGGGACGCGATCTGCCGCTGCATAAGCGCAATGACCTGCTGCATGTGGATGCGTTTCCCAGCCGGCCGACGCGGGGCGGTCGCATTCTGCGCGTCTTCACCAATATTCATGGAAGCAAGACCCGTGTCTGGAATACCGGTGATCGCTTTCCGGATCTAGCGAAGAAGTTGGCGGATGGAGCTGGACTGAAGCGCTTTGCGTCGGGTGGCGACACTCTTGGTGCGCGCGTGCGGAAGGTGCTTCATCGTGCGGGACTGCCGATTCCCGACCGCTCGGCTTACGACAGCTTCATGTTGCACTTTCACGATTATCTGAAAGAGAATTCGACCTTCCAGTCGGAGTGCGAGAAGATTCGCACCGAGTTCCCACCGATGTCCACGTGGCTGGTATTCACCGATGGAGTTCCGCACGCGGTTCTGGCGGGCCAGCATGCCTTGGAGCAGACGTTCATCATTCCAGTGGATGCTCTGGTCTGCGCGGAGCAGGCGCCGATACGGGTGCTGGAGAGTCTGTGCGGAAGGGCGCTGGCGTAG
- the recJ gene encoding single-stranded-DNA-specific exonuclease RecJ produces MRWIARPADPVIIQSLASELRIPVPLSRLLVARGIHTPEQAGVFLSPSLNQLHSPYSMLGMKPAVERLQSAIANHERVLIYGDYDVDGTTAIVILKTAIELCGGQTEFHVPHRILDGYGMKGDVIEQAAADGIRLIISVDTGIRAFAAADTASRLGVDLIVTDHHLPDQGMPRALAVLNPNQPDCGYPCKALCGAGVAFKLAQALLEATGRQRLLPSFIKMVAIATIADAVPLTGENRVFAKLGLDGLSRPVNPGLRAILEVAALDGSRRVNTGDIAFRVAPRLNAAGRMDIAQTVIELFTEKNEMRARELAQKLDTLNADRQQEEQRIVAEVEQRLESEPALREAYCIVVDGDGWHRGVIGIVATRVVERYCRPAIVLSRDGEEAHGSGRSIRCFHLLEALESCRELFTRFGGHAHAVGLGLPCQQIPHLRSALDSYARTLLTPEDFVPCLEVDGELAIDQVTPGFYQDLQRLQPFGMGNPEPVFVGRNLRILLPPRILKDKHIKLRFARISNSGNGAGDNGDPGPSLASQAESQDGNSSDGLSRSASHFSPTIAAMGWRMAEQIARDPLVVGDTVDVAFRLDHNEHPDWGGLELAIEDLRRTNSKPAAVSPDPKLDPTPS; encoded by the coding sequence GTGCGCTGGATTGCTCGCCCCGCGGACCCTGTCATCATTCAGTCCTTAGCCTCTGAACTGCGGATTCCTGTTCCTCTCTCACGGCTCCTGGTTGCTCGTGGCATTCACACTCCTGAGCAAGCTGGCGTTTTTCTCTCTCCTTCGCTCAATCAGCTTCATAGTCCCTACAGCATGCTGGGAATGAAACCTGCAGTAGAACGTCTGCAGAGCGCGATTGCTAACCACGAGCGGGTTCTCATCTATGGCGACTACGACGTTGATGGCACCACCGCCATCGTAATTTTGAAAACTGCCATCGAATTGTGCGGCGGCCAGACCGAGTTCCACGTTCCTCATCGCATTCTTGACGGCTACGGCATGAAAGGTGACGTCATCGAGCAAGCTGCGGCTGACGGCATCCGGCTGATCATCAGCGTGGATACGGGCATTCGCGCTTTCGCCGCCGCCGACACAGCCTCGCGCCTCGGCGTGGATCTCATCGTCACCGACCACCACCTTCCAGACCAGGGCATGCCGCGCGCTTTGGCCGTGCTCAATCCGAACCAGCCTGACTGCGGTTATCCCTGCAAAGCATTGTGCGGCGCCGGAGTGGCATTCAAGCTGGCGCAGGCCCTCCTTGAAGCAACTGGACGCCAGCGCCTGCTGCCCTCATTCATCAAGATGGTTGCCATCGCGACTATTGCAGACGCCGTCCCCCTCACCGGCGAGAACCGCGTATTCGCTAAGCTGGGACTTGATGGGTTGAGCCGGCCGGTAAATCCTGGCCTGCGCGCCATCCTTGAGGTGGCTGCCCTCGATGGCTCACGGCGCGTCAACACCGGTGACATCGCCTTCCGCGTCGCTCCTCGCCTGAACGCCGCCGGACGCATGGATATCGCCCAAACCGTCATCGAGCTTTTCACCGAGAAAAACGAAATGCGGGCGCGGGAATTGGCCCAGAAGCTGGATACGCTGAATGCCGACCGCCAACAGGAAGAGCAACGCATCGTGGCGGAAGTTGAGCAGCGCCTCGAAAGTGAACCCGCCCTGCGTGAAGCCTACTGCATCGTCGTCGATGGAGATGGCTGGCATCGCGGAGTGATCGGCATCGTCGCCACTCGCGTCGTCGAGCGCTACTGCCGTCCCGCCATCGTGCTGTCACGCGACGGCGAAGAAGCGCACGGCTCCGGACGCTCCATCCGCTGCTTTCATCTGCTCGAAGCGCTGGAATCCTGCCGCGAGTTGTTCACCCGCTTTGGAGGCCACGCCCACGCCGTCGGCCTGGGACTTCCCTGCCAACAGATTCCGCATTTACGCTCTGCCCTCGATTCCTATGCGCGCACCCTTTTGACCCCCGAGGATTTCGTGCCCTGCCTTGAAGTCGATGGCGAGCTCGCCATCGATCAGGTGACTCCAGGCTTTTACCAAGATCTGCAGAGGCTGCAGCCGTTCGGCATGGGTAACCCCGAGCCCGTATTTGTCGGGCGCAATCTGCGCATTCTGCTTCCTCCCCGCATTCTTAAGGACAAGCACATCAAGCTGCGGTTCGCGAGAATCAGCAACAGCGGCAATGGAGCCGGCGACAATGGAGACCCCGGCCCTTCATTAGCAAGTCAGGCTGAGAGCCAGGATGGCAACAGCAGTGACGGCTTGAGCCGCAGCGCGTCGCATTTTTCGCCTACCATCGCCGCCATGGGCTGGCGCATGGCGGAGCAGATTGCTCGCGATCCCCTGGTGGTTGGAGATACGGTGGACGTCGCCTTCCGTCTCGATCACAACGAGCATCCGGATTGGGGCGGCCTGGAATTGGCCATCGAAGACCTTCGCCGCACCAACTCTAAACCTGCAGCTGTTTCCCCGGATCCCAAACTCGACCCTACGCCATCCTAA
- a CDS encoding DUF507 family protein — MLLSKEYVGYLARQLTKRLIAEEFIETANPAAVETRVNTALIEELALEDRINDEVRAILEAYSDEMRKSGANYQEMFKKVKGELVRKYKAVL, encoded by the coding sequence ATGCTGCTTTCCAAAGAATATGTCGGGTATCTGGCCCGCCAACTGACTAAAAGGCTCATCGCAGAAGAGTTTATTGAGACCGCCAATCCGGCGGCGGTGGAGACGCGCGTCAATACAGCTCTGATCGAGGAGTTGGCTCTCGAAGATCGCATCAACGACGAGGTGCGCGCGATCCTGGAGGCCTATTCCGACGAGATGCGGAAAAGCGGAGCGAATTACCAGGAGATGTTCAAGAAGGTCAAAGGCGAACTGGTCCGCAAATACAAGGCGGTGCTGTGA
- a CDS encoding DUF507 family protein gives MRISRDKVNKLAHAVTDALAEMDAVEFLEDRNTIRLKTREVLEELLKREATIDAAARQKIETQKRTILEGSQEWDILYRKYYNEEVKKLGI, from the coding sequence GTGAGAATCAGCCGCGACAAGGTGAACAAACTGGCGCATGCGGTCACGGATGCGCTTGCCGAAATGGACGCAGTGGAATTCCTCGAGGACCGCAACACCATCCGCCTGAAGACCCGAGAAGTGCTGGAAGAATTACTAAAGCGCGAAGCTACCATTGACGCGGCGGCGCGGCAGAAAATCGAGACGCAGAAGCGGACGATCCTGGAAGGCTCCCAGGAGTGGGACATCCTCTATCGCAAGTATTACAACGAAGAAGTCAAGAAGCTGGGGATCTGA
- a CDS encoding response regulator, protein MPVLRKILVVDDEPAVLLTYELVLRHQGFDVGSAASSQEADELLAKSKFDVLISDLGLRGDKDGLAVIESARRRYPGIGCLLLTGFAEPEISDVAASKGIRVLLKPVHLPELLSTIRSLLGDKNAEQTPRAS, encoded by the coding sequence ATGCCGGTTTTGCGAAAAATTCTGGTGGTCGATGACGAACCAGCAGTGCTGCTCACTTATGAACTTGTGCTGCGGCATCAGGGTTTTGATGTCGGCAGTGCCGCCTCATCTCAGGAAGCAGACGAGCTTCTGGCGAAATCGAAATTCGACGTCCTGATCTCGGACCTGGGACTGCGCGGCGACAAGGACGGTCTGGCCGTGATCGAATCGGCACGCCGCCGCTACCCAGGCATCGGGTGCCTGCTGCTGACCGGTTTCGCGGAACCAGAAATCAGCGATGTTGCCGCCAGCAAAGGCATTCGAGTGCTCCTCAAGCCAGTCCACTTACCGGAACTGCTGTCTACCATCCGCTCTCTGCTCGGTGACAAGAATGCCGAGCAAACACCTAGGGCTTCATAG
- a CDS encoding ATP-binding cassette domain-containing protein gives MTSYDSLISLALTVSYRGRSPVLSNLFLQLRAGEILGLAGASGSGKSTLAAALLRLIPQTSGATEGSIVFQGGDLLKLDARKLREIRGQEIALVPQNAMTALNPALCIGQQLLAAWNAHAASSYAEAHQRIMEALTASGLPDRELLRRHTTILSPDQLVRILIAMALLHNPCLLIVDDLSSTVDGVNQAEIFALLSKLNRERNLSILYLSRDLLSLSACDRIAILHDGQVVECGATTQILHHPVHPYTRRWVYSLPERPRLFPESSSRTSGSDTLSIH, from the coding sequence ATGACCTCCTATGACTCCCTCATATCGTTGGCGCTGACGGTCAGCTATCGCGGCCGCAGTCCGGTACTCAGCAACCTGTTTTTGCAGTTACGCGCAGGTGAGATTCTGGGCCTGGCAGGAGCAAGCGGATCGGGTAAGAGCACGCTCGCTGCCGCCTTGCTGCGGCTGATTCCTCAGACCAGCGGCGCCACCGAGGGCTCGATTGTTTTCCAGGGGGGAGACCTTCTTAAGCTCGATGCGCGCAAGCTGCGTGAGATTCGCGGACAAGAGATCGCGCTGGTTCCACAAAACGCAATGACCGCTCTCAATCCTGCCCTGTGCATTGGCCAGCAATTGCTTGCCGCCTGGAACGCTCATGCTGCGTCCAGTTATGCTGAAGCGCACCAGCGTATCATGGAGGCATTGACAGCAAGCGGTTTGCCGGACCGGGAACTTCTTCGCCGTCACACCACAATACTGTCTCCAGACCAGTTAGTCCGCATACTGATCGCCATGGCCCTGCTCCACAATCCCTGCTTGCTGATTGTGGATGACCTCAGCAGCACTGTGGATGGTGTCAACCAGGCAGAGATCTTCGCTCTCCTGAGCAAGCTGAACCGAGAGCGCAATCTCAGTATTCTGTACCTCTCTCGAGATCTCCTGTCATTGTCCGCGTGCGATCGAATCGCTATTCTGCACGATGGCCAGGTAGTGGAATGCGGCGCCACTACTCAGATCCTGCATCATCCAGTTCACCCTTACACCCGTCGTTGGGTGTACTCTTTGCCCGAGCGCCCCCGCCTGTTTCCCGAGTCATCCTCCCGCACAAGTGGTAGTGATACCCTGTCTATTCACTGA